A DNA window from Pseudomonas resinovorans NBRC 106553 contains the following coding sequences:
- a CDS encoding xanthine phosphoribosyltransferase: MEALKQKIREEGIVLSDQVLKVDAFLNHQIDPRLMQQVGHEFAERFHGQGVTKIVTIEASGIAPAVMAGLELGVPVIFARKFQSLTLKNDLLISKVFSFTKQTESTIAISAKHLTAADHVLVIDDFLANGHAAKALIDLIQQAGASVAGLGIVIEKSFQEGRGLLESEGYRIEALARVASLADGQVTFLD, encoded by the coding sequence GTGGAAGCGCTGAAACAGAAGATTCGTGAAGAAGGCATCGTACTGTCCGACCAGGTATTGAAGGTCGACGCCTTCCTCAACCACCAGATCGATCCCCGGCTGATGCAGCAGGTGGGCCATGAGTTCGCCGAACGCTTCCACGGCCAGGGCGTCACCAAGATCGTCACCATCGAGGCCTCCGGCATCGCCCCGGCGGTGATGGCGGGCCTGGAACTGGGCGTGCCGGTGATCTTCGCCCGCAAGTTCCAGTCGCTGACCCTGAAGAACGACCTGCTGATCTCCAAGGTGTTCTCCTTCACCAAGCAGACCGAAAGCACCATTGCCATCTCGGCCAAGCACCTGACCGCCGCCGACCATGTGCTGGTGATCGACGACTTCCTCGCCAACGGCCATGCCGCCAAGGCGCTGATCGACCTGATCCAGCAAGCCGGCGCCAGCGTGGCGGGCCTGGGCATCGTCATCGAGAAGTCCTTCCAGGAAGGCCGTGGCCTGCTGGAAAGCGAGGGCTACCGGATCGAGGCGCTGGCGCGGGTAGCCTCCCTGGCCGACGGCCAGGTGACCTTCCTCGACTGA
- a CDS encoding cytochrome c5 family protein, producing MNLIKKMLAAHAAVLALWAVSAQAATDEAIEARIKPVGEVCVQGQECKGVEAVAASAGGGAKTPDDIIAKHCGACHTAGVLGAPKIGDTAAWKERADHQGGLDGILAKAITGINAMPPKGTCADCTDDELKATIKKMSGL from the coding sequence GTGAACCTAATCAAGAAAATGCTGGCGGCCCATGCTGCCGTATTGGCCCTGTGGGCTGTAAGCGCTCAGGCCGCGACCGATGAAGCCATCGAAGCGCGCATCAAGCCGGTGGGCGAGGTCTGCGTACAGGGTCAGGAATGCAAGGGTGTCGAAGCCGTAGCCGCCTCTGCCGGCGGCGGCGCGAAGACGCCGGACGACATCATCGCCAAGCACTGTGGCGCTTGCCACACCGCAGGCGTGCTGGGCGCTCCGAAGATCGGCGATACCGCGGCCTGGAAAGAGCGTGCTGACCACCAGGGCGGCCTCGACGGCATCCTGGCCAAGGCCATCACCGGCATCAACGCCATGCCGCCGAAGGGCACCTGCGCCGACTGCACCGATGATGAGCTGAAAGCCACCATCAAGAAGATGTCCGGTCTGTAA
- a CDS encoding cupin domain-containing protein yields MDVGVRLQAIRKLKGLSQRELAKRAGVTNSTISMIEKNSVSPSISSLKKVLGGIPMSLVEFFSLDLEHENQVQVVYRATELTDFCSGAITMKLVGKAHPSRALAFLDETYPPGSDTGDEMYAHDGEEAGMLVEGRLELTIGSEVYILEAGDSYYFESSKPHRFRNPFDAPARLISATTPANF; encoded by the coding sequence TTGGACGTTGGTGTTCGACTGCAAGCCATCCGTAAGCTGAAAGGCCTGTCCCAGCGTGAGCTCGCAAAGCGCGCGGGTGTCACCAACAGCACGATTTCCATGATCGAGAAGAACAGCGTCAGCCCCTCCATCAGTTCGCTGAAGAAGGTGCTGGGGGGCATTCCCATGTCGCTGGTGGAGTTCTTTTCCCTGGATCTCGAGCACGAAAACCAGGTCCAGGTGGTTTATCGGGCTACCGAACTCACCGACTTCTGCAGCGGCGCCATCACCATGAAGCTGGTGGGCAAGGCCCATCCCAGCCGCGCCCTGGCCTTCCTCGACGAGACCTACCCGCCGGGGTCCGACACCGGTGACGAGATGTACGCCCACGACGGCGAAGAGGCCGGCATGCTGGTGGAAGGCCGCCTGGAGCTGACCATCGGCAGCGAGGTGTACATCCTCGAAGCGGGCGACAGCTACTACTTCGAAAGCAGCAAGCCCCACCGTTTCCGCAATCCGTTCGACGCCCCGGCTCGCCTCATCAGCGCGACCACTCCGGCGAATTTCTGA
- the alr gene encoding alanine racemase: MRPARALIDLEALRHNYRLAREVTGAKALAVVKADAYGHGAVRCAQALESEANGFAVACIEEALELRAAGITKPILLLEGFFEADELALIQEHDFWTVVHSSWQLEAIERASIAKPLTVWLKLDSGMHRVGLHPAEYRDAWQRLMASGKVAKIVLMSHFARADEPDCTASVEQVAVFEQARAGLTAEVSLRNSPAVLGWPQVPSDWVRPGIMLYGATPFEVAMPLAERLKPVMTLESKIISVRELPAGQPVGYGAKFVTERPTRVGVVAMGYADGYPRHAPTGTPVSIDGQPSRLIGRVSMDMLTVDLTGLPNAGLGSRVELWGNEVLASDVAACAGTIPYQIFCNLRRVPLIYV; encoded by the coding sequence ATGCGTCCCGCCCGTGCCCTGATCGATCTCGAAGCCCTGCGCCACAACTACCGCCTCGCTCGCGAAGTCACCGGCGCCAAGGCGCTCGCCGTGGTCAAGGCCGATGCCTATGGCCATGGCGCGGTGCGCTGTGCCCAGGCCCTGGAGTCCGAAGCCAACGGCTTTGCCGTGGCCTGCATCGAAGAGGCGCTGGAGCTGCGCGCGGCGGGCATCACCAAGCCGATCCTGCTGCTGGAAGGCTTTTTCGAGGCCGATGAACTGGCGCTCATCCAGGAGCATGACTTCTGGACGGTGGTGCACTCCAGCTGGCAGCTGGAAGCCATCGAGCGCGCGAGCATCGCCAAGCCGCTCACCGTCTGGCTCAAGCTGGACTCAGGCATGCACCGGGTCGGCCTGCATCCGGCGGAATACCGCGATGCCTGGCAGCGCCTCATGGCCAGCGGCAAGGTGGCGAAGATCGTGCTGATGAGCCACTTCGCCCGTGCCGACGAACCGGACTGCACGGCGAGCGTCGAGCAGGTCGCCGTCTTCGAGCAGGCCCGCGCCGGCCTCACGGCCGAAGTCAGCCTGCGCAACTCGCCGGCGGTGCTCGGCTGGCCGCAGGTGCCGAGCGACTGGGTGCGCCCCGGCATCATGCTCTACGGCGCCACCCCCTTCGAAGTGGCCATGCCCCTGGCCGAACGCCTGAAGCCGGTGATGACCCTCGAATCGAAGATCATCAGCGTGCGCGAACTGCCCGCCGGCCAGCCGGTGGGCTACGGCGCGAAGTTCGTCACCGAGCGCCCGACCCGCGTCGGTGTGGTCGCCATGGGCTACGCCGACGGCTACCCGCGCCATGCACCCACCGGCACCCCGGTGAGCATCGACGGCCAGCCGAGCCGACTGATCGGCCGGGTGTCCATGGACATGCTCACCGTCGACCTCACCGGCCTGCCCAATGCGGGCCTGGGCAGCCGCGTCGAGCTGTGGGGCAACGAGGTCCTGGCCAGTGACGTGGCGGCCTGCGCCGGCACCATCCCGTACCAGATCTTCTGCAACCTGCGCCGGGTACCGCTCATCTACGTCTGA
- a CDS encoding RidA family protein translates to MSIQRLRTETRYSEIVIHNGTVYLAGQLDEKHSAGVGQQTRETLAAIDAMLAEAGTDKSRILSVTIYLKDMEADYAAMNAVWDAWVPKGAAPARACVESKLYSPDVLVEMTVIAALP, encoded by the coding sequence ATGTCAATACAGCGCCTGCGCACTGAAACCCGCTACAGCGAAATCGTCATCCACAACGGCACGGTCTACCTGGCCGGCCAACTGGACGAGAAGCACAGCGCCGGTGTCGGCCAGCAGACCCGTGAAACCCTGGCCGCCATCGACGCGATGCTGGCCGAGGCCGGCACCGACAAGAGCCGCATCCTTTCGGTGACCATCTACCTGAAGGATATGGAAGCCGACTACGCCGCGATGAACGCGGTGTGGGACGCCTGGGTGCCGAAGGGCGCCGCGCCGGCCCGTGCCTGCGTCGAGTCGAAGCTGTACTCGCCCGACGTGCTGGTGGAAATGACGGTGATCGCCGCGCTTCCTTAA
- the dadA gene encoding D-amino acid dehydrogenase codes for MRVMVLGSGVIGTTSAYYLAQAGFEVVVVDRQNAVAMETSFANAGQVSPGYASPWAAPGVPLKAVKWMLQQHAPLAIRTTSDIDQYLWMTQMLRNCTASRYAVNKERMVRLSEYSRDCLDELRAETGISYEGRSLGTTQLFRTQAQVDAAAKDIAVLERSGVPYELLDRDGIARVEPALAGVKHKLAGALRLPNDQTGDCQMFTTRLAEMAEKLGVEFRFGQNIEGLDFAGDRINGVWINGKLETADHYVLALGSYTPQMIKPLGIKAPVYPLKGYSLTVPITNPAMAPTSTILDETYKVAITRFDNRIRVGGMAEITGFNLDLNPARRDTLEMITADLYPEGGDLSQAVFWTGLRPATPDGTPIVGATPFRNLFLNTGHGTLGWTMACGSGRLLADLMARKRPQISAEGLDIFRYGNSKETSSNVNTAPAH; via the coding sequence ATGCGAGTGATGGTCCTTGGCAGTGGTGTGATCGGAACGACTAGCGCCTATTACCTGGCCCAGGCAGGGTTCGAGGTGGTCGTGGTCGACCGCCAGAACGCCGTGGCCATGGAAACCAGCTTCGCCAACGCCGGCCAGGTTTCCCCCGGTTATGCATCGCCCTGGGCCGCCCCGGGCGTGCCGCTGAAGGCCGTCAAATGGATGCTGCAGCAGCACGCGCCGCTGGCCATCCGGACCACCAGCGACATCGACCAGTACCTGTGGATGACGCAGATGCTGCGCAACTGCACCGCCTCCCGCTATGCGGTGAACAAGGAGCGCATGGTGCGTCTGTCCGAGTACAGCCGCGACTGCCTCGACGAGCTCCGCGCCGAAACCGGCATCAGCTATGAAGGCCGCTCGCTCGGCACCACCCAGCTGTTCCGCACCCAGGCCCAGGTGGATGCCGCGGCCAAGGACATCGCCGTGCTCGAGCGTTCCGGCGTGCCCTACGAGCTGCTCGATCGCGACGGCATCGCCCGCGTCGAACCGGCCCTGGCCGGCGTCAAGCACAAGCTGGCCGGCGCCCTGCGCCTGCCCAACGACCAGACCGGCGACTGCCAGATGTTCACCACCCGCCTCGCCGAGATGGCGGAGAAACTGGGCGTGGAATTCCGCTTCGGCCAGAACATCGAAGGCCTGGACTTCGCCGGTGACCGCATCAATGGCGTGTGGATCAACGGCAAGCTGGAAACCGCGGACCACTACGTACTGGCCCTCGGCAGCTACACCCCGCAAATGATCAAGCCGCTGGGCATCAAGGCGCCGGTCTACCCGCTCAAGGGCTATTCGCTGACCGTGCCGATCACCAATCCGGCCATGGCACCGACCTCGACCATCCTGGACGAGACCTACAAGGTCGCCATCACCCGCTTCGACAACCGTATCCGTGTGGGCGGCATGGCCGAGATCACCGGCTTCAACCTGGACCTGAATCCGGCCCGCCGCGACACCCTGGAAATGATTACCGCCGACCTCTACCCCGAAGGTGGCGACCTCTCCCAGGCAGTCTTCTGGACCGGCCTACGCCCGGCCACCCCGGACGGCACCCCGATCGTGGGCGCCACCCCGTTCCGCAACCTGTTCCTCAACACCGGACACGGTACCCTTGGCTGGACCATGGCCTGCGGCTCCGGTCGCCTGCTCGCCGACCTGATGGCGCGCAAGCGTCCGCAGATCAGCGCCGAAGGCCTGGACATCTTCCGTTATGGCAATTCCAAGGAGACCTCGAGCAATGTCAATACAGCGCCTGCGCACTGA
- a CDS encoding Lrp/AsnC ligand binding domain-containing protein, which yields MRTQHQSRRELDKIDRNILRILQEDGRISFTELGERVGLSTTPCTERVRRLEREGIILGYNARLNPQHLKASLLVFVEISLDYKSGDTFEDFRRAVLKLPHVLECHLVSGDFDYLVKARINEMASYRKLLGDILLKLPHVRESKSYIVMEEVKESLNLPIPD from the coding sequence ATGCGCACCCAGCATCAATCCCGTCGTGAACTGGACAAGATAGACCGGAATATTTTACGAATCCTGCAGGAAGACGGCCGGATCTCCTTCACCGAGCTGGGGGAACGGGTGGGGCTTTCCACTACGCCCTGCACCGAACGCGTCCGCCGCCTGGAGCGCGAGGGCATCATCCTCGGCTACAACGCCCGGCTGAACCCGCAGCACCTGAAGGCGAGCCTGCTGGTGTTCGTCGAGATCAGCCTTGACTACAAGTCCGGCGACACCTTCGAGGACTTCCGCCGCGCCGTGCTCAAGCTGCCCCACGTGCTGGAATGCCACCTGGTGTCGGGGGACTTCGACTACCTGGTGAAAGCGCGGATCAACGAGATGGCCTCCTACCGCAAGCTGCTCGGCGACATCCTGCTGAAGCTGCCCCACGTGCGCGAATCCAAGTCCTACATCGTCATGGAAGAAGTGAAGGAATCACTGAACCTGCCGATTCCCGACTGA
- a CDS encoding FAD-binding oxidoreductase: protein MNARVRIPVHTEKHAPSYYAATANRRIEFPPLAGEVVADVCIVGGGFSGLNTAIELARRGRSVVLLEARQIGWGASGRNGGQLIRGVGHGVEQFESVIGSDGVRALKLMGLEAVEIVRRRVEEFSIDCDLTWGYCDLANKPRDLAGFAEDMEELKGLGYRHEMRLVQPQDMRSVVGSDRYVGGLIDMGSGHLHPLNLALGEAAAAEALGARLFENSAVTRIDYGTEVKVHTATGLVRAKTLVLGCNAYMNNLNATLGGKVLPAGSYVVTTEPLPAELARELLPQNMAVCDQRVALDYYRLSADNRLLFGGACHYSGRDPADIAAYMGPKMLRVFPQLANVRIDYQWGGMIGIGANRLPQIGKLPDQPNVYFAQAYSGHGVNATHLAGQLLAEAICGEQSNGFDVFAKVPHITFPGGRHLRSPLLALGMLWYRMKEAVGVA from the coding sequence ATGAACGCCCGCGTTCGCATCCCGGTGCATACCGAAAAACACGCCCCCTCCTATTACGCAGCGACCGCCAACCGTCGCATCGAATTCCCGCCCCTGGCGGGAGAGGTGGTAGCCGACGTGTGCATTGTCGGTGGCGGTTTCTCCGGGCTGAACACGGCGATCGAGCTGGCCCGCCGCGGCCGCTCGGTGGTGCTGCTGGAAGCCCGGCAGATCGGCTGGGGCGCCAGCGGGCGCAATGGCGGACAACTGATTCGAGGGGTCGGCCACGGCGTCGAGCAGTTCGAATCGGTGATCGGCAGCGACGGCGTTCGCGCCCTCAAGCTGATGGGCCTGGAAGCGGTGGAGATCGTCCGCCGCCGCGTCGAGGAGTTTTCCATCGACTGCGACCTGACCTGGGGTTACTGCGACCTGGCCAACAAGCCCCGCGACCTCGCCGGTTTCGCCGAGGACATGGAAGAGCTGAAAGGCCTCGGCTACCGCCATGAAATGCGCCTGGTGCAGCCTCAGGACATGCGCAGCGTGGTGGGCTCGGACCGCTACGTCGGCGGCCTGATCGACATGGGCTCTGGCCACCTGCATCCCCTCAACCTCGCCCTGGGCGAGGCCGCCGCCGCAGAGGCCCTTGGCGCGCGCCTGTTCGAGAATTCGGCGGTGACGCGGATCGACTACGGCACCGAAGTGAAGGTGCACACCGCCACTGGCCTGGTCCGCGCCAAGACCCTGGTGCTGGGCTGCAACGCCTACATGAACAACCTCAACGCCACCCTGGGCGGCAAGGTGCTCCCCGCCGGCAGCTACGTGGTGACTACCGAGCCGCTGCCCGCTGAACTCGCCCGCGAACTGCTGCCGCAGAACATGGCGGTCTGCGACCAGCGCGTGGCCCTGGACTACTACCGCCTCTCCGCCGACAACCGCCTGCTGTTCGGTGGCGCCTGCCACTATTCCGGGCGCGACCCGGCGGATATCGCCGCCTACATGGGGCCGAAGATGCTCCGGGTGTTCCCGCAGCTGGCGAACGTGCGTATCGACTACCAGTGGGGTGGCATGATCGGCATCGGCGCCAATCGCCTGCCGCAGATCGGCAAGCTACCGGACCAGCCCAACGTCTACTTCGCCCAGGCCTACTCCGGCCACGGCGTGAACGCCACGCACCTGGCCGGCCAGCTGCTGGCCGAGGCCATCTGCGGCGAGCAGAGCAACGGCTTCGATGTCTTCGCCAAGGTGCCGCATATCACCTTCCCCGGTGGTCGCCACCTGCGCTCGCCGCTGCTGGCCCTCGGCATGCTCTGGTACCGGATGAAGGAAGCGGTGGGGGTCGCCTGA
- a CDS encoding MFS transporter — MRWGTYFAVCGAVISIGLALGVTMPLVSLRLESWGYDSFAIGVMAATPAVGVLLGAMIAGRLAARFGTTTLMQLCLLIGALSVGLLALVQYYPVWLLLRLLIGVALTVVFILGESWINQLAVDEWRGRLVALYGTGYALSQLSGPLLLSALGTGNDLGFWTGTGLLIGGSLLLLGRTGAPRVDPHSASGRGLWSFCMRLPTIAWAVVLFAAFEAMMLTLLPIYGLRQGFTQEVALLMASVVVVGDAALQLPIGWLADRMSRLNLFRACGVTLLASSLAIPLLLHTPLIWPTWVLFGASAGGLFTLALILIGERYRDDELVRANAHVAQLWGIGCLVGPLATGAASQWISGHALPLMMALGAAGFVWLAWTRELFDDGTEAVAE; from the coding sequence ATGCGTTGGGGCACCTACTTTGCCGTTTGCGGCGCAGTCATCAGCATAGGGCTCGCCCTCGGCGTGACCATGCCGCTGGTGTCGTTGCGGCTGGAGAGCTGGGGCTACGACAGCTTCGCCATTGGCGTCATGGCGGCGACCCCGGCGGTGGGCGTGCTGCTGGGCGCGATGATCGCCGGGCGACTGGCGGCGCGCTTCGGCACCACCACCCTGATGCAGCTGTGCCTGCTGATCGGCGCCCTGTCGGTGGGACTGCTGGCGCTGGTGCAGTACTACCCGGTCTGGCTGTTGTTGCGCCTGCTGATCGGCGTCGCCCTGACGGTGGTGTTCATCCTCGGCGAAAGCTGGATCAACCAGTTGGCGGTGGACGAGTGGCGCGGTCGCCTGGTGGCCCTCTACGGCACCGGTTACGCCCTGAGCCAGTTGTCCGGACCGCTGCTGCTGAGCGCCCTGGGCACGGGCAACGACCTGGGTTTCTGGACGGGCACTGGCCTGCTGATCGGCGGTTCGCTGCTGTTGCTCGGCCGTACCGGCGCGCCCAGGGTCGACCCCCACAGCGCCTCGGGACGCGGGCTCTGGTCCTTCTGCATGCGCCTGCCGACCATCGCCTGGGCGGTGGTGCTGTTCGCCGCCTTCGAGGCCATGATGCTGACCCTGCTGCCGATCTACGGCCTGCGCCAGGGTTTCACCCAGGAAGTCGCCCTGCTGATGGCCAGCGTGGTGGTGGTGGGCGATGCCGCGCTGCAACTGCCCATCGGCTGGCTGGCGGACCGCATGTCCCGGCTCAACCTGTTCCGCGCCTGCGGCGTGACCCTGCTGGCGAGCAGCCTGGCCATTCCGCTCTTGCTGCATACGCCGCTGATCTGGCCGACCTGGGTACTGTTCGGCGCCAGCGCCGGCGGCCTCTTCACCCTGGCGCTGATCCTCATCGGCGAGCGCTATCGGGATGACGAACTGGTGCGGGCCAACGCCCATGTCGCCCAGCTCTGGGGGATCGGCTGCCTGGTCGGCCCCCTGGCCACCGGTGCCGCGAGCCAATGGATCAGCGGCCACGCCCTGCCGCTGATGATGGCCCTGGGCGCCGCCGGATTCGTCTGGCTGGCCTGGACCCGCGAGCTGTTCGATGACGGCACCGAGGCGGTGGCCGAGTGA
- a CDS encoding aldehyde dehydrogenase yields MTTLTRADWEQRAKSVQIETRAFIHGEYTGAVSGETFDCISPVDGRLLGKVASCDLADAELAVKDARAIFESGVWSRLAPVKRKEVMIRFADLIDAHAEELALLETLDMGKPISDSLSVDVPSASRAIRWSGEAIDKIYDEVAATPHNELGLVTREPVGVVAAIVPWNFPLLMTCWKLGPALSTGNSVVLKPSEKSPLTAIRLAQLAIEAGIPAGVLNVLPGFGHTVGKALALHMDVDTLVFTGSTKIAKQLMIYAGESNMKRVWLEAGGKSPNIVFADAPDLQAAAEAAAGAIAFNQGEVCTAGSRLLVERSIKDQFVPMVVEAIKAWKPGNPLDPATNVGALVDTTQMNNVLSYIQAGHDDGAKLVAGGKRVLEETGGTYVEPTIFDGVDNAMRIAKEEIFGPVLSVIAFDSEEEAVAIANDTIYGLAAAVWTNNLSRAHLVGKALRAGSVWINQYDGGDMTAPFGGFKQSGNGRDKSLHAFDKYTELKSTWIKL; encoded by the coding sequence ATGACCACCCTGACTCGAGCAGATTGGGAACAGCGCGCGAAGTCCGTGCAGATCGAAACCCGCGCCTTCATCCACGGTGAGTACACCGGTGCCGTCTCCGGCGAGACCTTCGATTGCATCAGCCCGGTCGACGGCCGCCTGCTGGGCAAGGTAGCGAGCTGCGACCTGGCTGACGCCGAGTTGGCGGTGAAGGACGCCCGCGCGATCTTCGAGTCCGGTGTCTGGTCGCGCCTGGCGCCGGTCAAGCGCAAGGAAGTGATGATCCGCTTCGCCGATCTGATCGATGCCCACGCCGAAGAGCTGGCGCTGCTGGAAACCCTGGACATGGGCAAGCCGATCAGCGACTCGCTGAGCGTCGACGTGCCGTCCGCGTCCCGCGCCATCCGCTGGAGCGGCGAAGCCATCGACAAGATCTACGACGAAGTGGCCGCCACCCCGCACAACGAGCTGGGTCTGGTGACCCGCGAGCCGGTGGGCGTGGTCGCTGCCATCGTGCCGTGGAACTTCCCCCTGCTGATGACCTGCTGGAAGCTCGGCCCGGCCCTGTCCACCGGTAACTCGGTGGTGCTCAAGCCGTCCGAGAAGTCGCCGCTGACCGCCATTCGCCTGGCCCAACTGGCCATCGAGGCCGGTATCCCGGCTGGCGTGCTCAACGTGCTGCCGGGCTTCGGCCACACCGTGGGCAAGGCCCTGGCCCTGCACATGGACGTCGACACCCTGGTGTTCACCGGCTCCACCAAGATCGCCAAGCAACTGATGATCTACGCCGGCGAATCCAACATGAAGCGCGTCTGGCTGGAAGCCGGCGGCAAGAGCCCGAACATCGTCTTCGCCGACGCCCCTGACCTGCAGGCCGCTGCCGAAGCTGCCGCTGGCGCCATCGCCTTCAACCAGGGCGAAGTCTGCACCGCCGGCTCGCGCCTCTTGGTGGAGCGTTCCATCAAGGACCAGTTCGTGCCCATGGTGGTCGAGGCGATCAAGGCCTGGAAGCCGGGCAACCCGCTGGACCCGGCGACCAACGTCGGCGCCCTGGTGGACACCACCCAGATGAACAACGTGCTGTCCTACATCCAGGCCGGCCATGACGACGGCGCCAAACTGGTGGCCGGCGGCAAGCGCGTGCTGGAAGAAACCGGCGGCACCTACGTCGAGCCGACCATCTTCGACGGCGTGGACAACGCCATGCGCATCGCCAAGGAAGAAATCTTCGGCCCGGTGCTCTCGGTGATCGCCTTCGACAGCGAGGAAGAAGCCGTCGCCATCGCCAACGACACCATCTACGGCCTGGCCGCGGCGGTGTGGACCAACAACCTGTCCCGCGCCCACCTGGTGGGCAAGGCCCTGCGCGCCGGCAGCGTGTGGATCAACCAGTACGACGGTGGCGACATGACCGCGCCCTTCGGTGGCTTCAAGCAGTCCGGCAACGGCCGCGACAAGTCCCTGCATGCGTTCGACAAGTACACCGAGCTGAAGTCCACCTGGATCAAGCTCTGA
- a CDS encoding aspartate aminotransferase family protein, with protein MTNAFAPKPDRISNSLDDFWMPFTANRQFKANPRLLESAEGMYFTSSDGRQVLDGTAGLWCCNAGHGRREITEAVSRQIAKLDFAPTFQMGHPLPFELAERLAEIAPAGLNKVFFTNSGSESADTALKIALAYQRAIGQGTRTRLIGRELGYHGVGFGGISVGGMVNNRKAFPALLPNVDHLPHTLDIQRNAFSRGLPEFGIEKADELERLVTLHGAENIAAVIVEPMSGSAGVILPPLGYLQRLREITRKHGILLIFDEVITGFGRVGQAFAAQRWGVTPDIITCAKGLTNGAIPMGAVFVAEEIYQAFMQGPESAIEFFHGYTYSGHPVACAAALATLDIYQGERLFERSIELEGYWQDALLSLRDLPGVIDIRAVGLVGGVQLAPSAEAVGKRGFQVFEQCFHDGVMVRVTGDTIAMSPPLIVEKEQIDILVGKLADSIRKAA; from the coding sequence ATGACAAACGCCTTTGCGCCGAAACCGGACAGAATATCCAACAGCCTCGACGATTTCTGGATGCCCTTCACCGCCAACCGCCAATTCAAGGCCAACCCGCGCCTTCTGGAAAGCGCCGAAGGGATGTACTTCACCAGCAGCGACGGCCGCCAGGTTCTCGATGGCACGGCCGGCCTCTGGTGCTGCAACGCCGGCCACGGTCGCCGCGAAATCACCGAGGCCGTCAGCAGGCAGATCGCCAAGCTGGACTTCGCCCCCACCTTCCAGATGGGCCACCCGCTGCCCTTCGAACTGGCCGAGCGCCTCGCCGAAATCGCGCCCGCCGGCCTGAACAAGGTGTTCTTCACCAACTCCGGCTCCGAATCGGCCGACACCGCACTGAAGATCGCCCTCGCCTACCAGCGCGCCATCGGCCAGGGCACCCGCACCCGCCTGATCGGCCGCGAGCTCGGCTACCACGGCGTCGGCTTCGGCGGCATCTCGGTGGGCGGCATGGTCAACAACCGCAAGGCCTTCCCCGCCCTGCTGCCGAACGTGGACCACCTGCCCCATACCCTGGACATCCAGCGCAACGCCTTCAGCCGCGGCCTGCCGGAATTCGGCATCGAGAAGGCCGATGAACTGGAGCGCCTGGTGACCCTGCACGGTGCCGAGAACATCGCCGCGGTGATCGTCGAGCCAATGTCCGGTTCGGCCGGCGTGATCCTGCCGCCGCTGGGCTACCTGCAACGCCTGCGCGAGATCACCCGCAAGCACGGCATCCTGCTGATCTTCGACGAAGTCATCACCGGCTTCGGCCGCGTCGGCCAGGCCTTCGCCGCCCAGCGCTGGGGCGTCACCCCGGACATCATCACCTGCGCCAAGGGCCTGACCAACGGCGCCATCCCCATGGGCGCGGTGTTCGTCGCCGAGGAGATCTACCAGGCCTTCATGCAGGGCCCGGAAAGCGCCATCGAGTTCTTCCACGGCTATACCTATTCCGGCCACCCGGTGGCCTGTGCCGCCGCGCTGGCGACCCTGGACATCTACCAGGGCGAGCGCCTGTTCGAACGCAGCATCGAGCTGGAAGGCTATTGGCAGGACGCGCTGCTGAGCTTGCGGGACCTGCCCGGCGTGATCGACATCCGCGCGGTAGGCCTGGTCGGCGGCGTGCAGTTGGCCCCCAGCGCCGAGGCCGTGGGCAAGCGCGGCTTCCAGGTCTTCGAGCAATGCTTCCACGATGGCGTGATGGTCCGCGTCACCGGCGATACCATCGCCATGTCGCCGCCACTGATCGTGGAGAAGGAACAGATCGACATTCTCGTCGGCAAGCTCGCCGACTCCATCCGCAAGGCCGCCTGA
- a CDS encoding cupin domain-containing protein, which produces MNIQQIVDFAQATTAPEHYRPAPEKILKGDPEQSVRNHYGSPCGQFNVGIWEGDVGHWTVSYTEHEYCEILQGVSVIRDAEGNGKTVRVGDRFVIPAGFSGTWEVLEPCRKVYVIFEQAAR; this is translated from the coding sequence ATGAACATCCAGCAGATAGTCGACTTCGCCCAGGCCACCACCGCCCCGGAACACTACCGGCCGGCACCCGAGAAGATCCTCAAGGGTGACCCCGAGCAGAGTGTGCGCAACCACTACGGCAGCCCCTGCGGGCAGTTCAACGTGGGCATCTGGGAAGGCGACGTGGGCCACTGGACGGTGAGCTACACCGAGCACGAGTACTGCGAGATTCTCCAGGGCGTGTCGGTGATCCGCGATGCCGAGGGCAATGGCAAGACCGTGCGCGTCGGCGACCGCTTCGTCATCCCGGCCGGCTTCTCCGGCACCTGGGAAGTGCTGGAGCCGTGCCGCAAGGTCTATGTGATCTTCGAACAGGCCGCCCGCTGA
- the rpmG gene encoding 50S ribosomal protein L33 gives MRELIRLVSSAGTGHFYTTDKNKRTTPDKIEIKKFDPVVRKHVMYKEAKIK, from the coding sequence ATGCGTGAACTGATCCGTTTGGTGTCCAGCGCCGGTACCGGCCACTTCTACACCACCGACAAGAACAAGCGCACTACTCCCGACAAGATCGAAATCAAGAAATTCGATCCGGTCGTGCGTAAGCACGTGATGTACAAGGAAGCCAAGATCAAGTAA